In a genomic window of Streptomyces katrae:
- a CDS encoding GNAT family N-acetyltransferase, which translates to MEIRHITRVEAVQDAGHLFDVPPLPEVTERFLTDERHHLLIAYVDGAPAGMVTGVEMTHPDKGTEMFLYELGVDESFRGRGVGRALTSALADLARERDCYGMWVITDEDNVAARATYRRAGGIPEEKQVVLVWTFDQA; encoded by the coding sequence ATGGAGATCCGCCACATCACTCGGGTCGAGGCCGTCCAGGACGCCGGGCATCTCTTCGATGTGCCCCCTCTGCCGGAGGTGACTGAGAGGTTTCTGACGGACGAGCGCCACCACCTCCTGATCGCCTATGTCGATGGCGCCCCAGCGGGGATGGTCACCGGCGTCGAGATGACACACCCGGACAAGGGGACCGAGATGTTCCTGTACGAGCTGGGCGTGGACGAGTCGTTCCGCGGGCGAGGTGTCGGGCGGGCCCTGACGTCGGCGCTTGCGGACCTGGCGCGCGAACGGGACTGCTACGGCATGTGGGTGATCACAGACGAGGACAACGTGGCGGCACGGGCGACTTACCGTCGCGCCGGAGGCATCCCGGAGGAGAAGCAAGTGGTGCTCGTCTGGACCTTCGACCAGGCGTAG
- a CDS encoding response regulator, protein MSVRVLLVDDQPLMLVGLGILIGDTADLQVVGEAGDGVEAVRLVRELRPDVVVMDIRMPGMDGIEATRQATAEPDPPKVLVLTTFDDDEYVYGALRAGASGFLLKSMALDAILDAIRVVAAGDALLAPSVTRRLIADFAGTSATRAAPAPATEPAADSSLVAGITDREREVLALVGQGLSNGEIAERLVISAATAKTHVARLFAKLEARDRVHLAIIAYENGLTPGRR, encoded by the coding sequence ATGAGCGTGCGAGTACTGCTGGTCGACGACCAGCCGCTGATGCTGGTCGGGCTCGGGATCCTGATCGGCGACACCGCCGACCTGCAGGTGGTCGGGGAGGCCGGCGACGGCGTCGAGGCTGTGCGCCTGGTGCGCGAGCTGCGGCCGGACGTCGTGGTGATGGACATCCGGATGCCGGGCATGGACGGGATCGAGGCGACCCGGCAGGCGACCGCCGAGCCGGACCCGCCCAAGGTGCTGGTGCTGACGACCTTCGACGACGACGAGTACGTCTACGGCGCACTGCGCGCCGGCGCCAGCGGATTCCTGCTCAAGAGCATGGCCCTGGACGCGATCCTGGACGCGATCCGCGTGGTGGCGGCCGGCGACGCGTTGCTCGCGCCGAGCGTCACCCGACGGCTGATCGCCGACTTCGCCGGAACCTCCGCCACCCGCGCGGCCCCCGCACCGGCCACCGAGCCCGCCGCGGACTCAAGTCTCGTCGCTGGGATCACCGACCGGGAGCGCGAGGTGCTGGCACTGGTCGGACAGGGACTGTCGAACGGTGAGATAGCCGAGCGGTTGGTGATCAGCGCGGCGACGGCGAAGACCCATGTCGCGCGTCTGTTCGCCAAGCTCGAGGCCCGGGACCGCGTCCACCTGGCGATCATCGCCTACGAGAACGGACTCACACCGGGTAGACGGTAG
- a CDS encoding IS630 family transposase, translated as MSDLVGDARHLSPTAQEALRLRAVAALVEGRDRAEVAAVFKVSLKAVDGWWAKWLAGGRDALTARPRGKRVGEHQVLSEAEQAALRQAVLDHRPCDLGLSGQLWTRGQVGVLIAKLYRVRLTEPGVGKYLKRWGLSFQRPDKRAVEQDPEGVRVWLEETWPAIRAKAKAEGGEVLFADQVGIRSDQVSGRTWGERGRTPIVRRTGNRISVNAMSAISTKGRMHFMVFTESFDANVMCRFLDRLAGHFDRKIHLVVDRHSAHRSRTVRDWLADHADQVELHFLPSYSPELNPDELVNADLKRSLPASSKARTQAQLASETRRFFHRRQRQPHIVRGYFHGPHVRYTLEENPLSF; from the coding sequence GTGAGTGATCTGGTGGGGGACGCGCGGCACCTGTCGCCGACGGCGCAGGAAGCGTTGCGGCTGCGGGCGGTGGCCGCGCTGGTGGAGGGCCGCGACCGTGCGGAGGTTGCGGCGGTGTTCAAGGTCTCGCTGAAGGCGGTGGACGGCTGGTGGGCGAAATGGCTGGCCGGCGGGCGTGATGCGCTGACCGCTCGCCCGCGGGGCAAGCGCGTGGGCGAGCATCAGGTGCTGTCCGAGGCCGAGCAGGCGGCCCTTCGCCAGGCGGTACTCGATCACCGCCCTTGTGACCTTGGGTTATCCGGGCAGCTGTGGACGCGTGGCCAGGTCGGCGTACTGATCGCGAAGTTGTACCGGGTGCGGCTGACCGAGCCGGGGGTGGGCAAGTACCTCAAGCGGTGGGGGCTGTCGTTCCAGCGGCCCGACAAGCGGGCGGTCGAGCAGGACCCGGAGGGGGTGCGGGTCTGGCTGGAGGAGACCTGGCCGGCGATCCGCGCGAAGGCGAAGGCGGAGGGCGGCGAGGTCCTCTTCGCCGACCAGGTCGGCATCCGCTCCGACCAGGTCAGCGGCCGCACCTGGGGCGAGCGGGGCCGCACCCCGATCGTCCGGCGGACCGGGAACCGGATCTCCGTGAACGCGATGTCGGCGATCAGCACGAAGGGCCGCATGCACTTCATGGTGTTCACCGAGAGCTTCGACGCGAACGTGATGTGCCGGTTCCTCGACCGCCTCGCCGGCCACTTCGACCGCAAGATCCACCTCGTGGTGGACCGGCATTCAGCCCACCGGTCCCGCACGGTCCGCGACTGGCTGGCCGATCACGCCGACCAGGTCGAGCTGCACTTCCTGCCGTCGTATTCGCCCGAACTCAACCCCGACGAGCTCGTCAACGCAGACCTCAAACGGAGCCTTCCCGCGAGCAGCAAAGCCCGTACCCAGGCCCAACTCGCCAGCGAGACACGACGGTTCTTCCACCGCCGTCAGCGCCAGCCGCACATCGTCCGCGGCTACTTCCACGGCCCGCACGTCCGCTACACCCTCGAAGAGAACCCTTTGAGTTTCTGA
- a CDS encoding lamin tail domain-containing protein, whose protein sequence is MAALVNPTSSAPAAETVTLLNASPTPVNLQGWHLADRSQHTLPLPAGLLQPGTTLTITGGNGFHLDNQGGTITLLNPDGLKVHGVAYTARQAEREGQTITF, encoded by the coding sequence ATGGCGGCACTGGTCAACCCCACCAGCTCGGCACCCGCAGCCGAAACCGTCACCCTGCTCAACGCCTCCCCCACGCCGGTCAACCTCCAGGGCTGGCACCTCGCCGACCGCAGCCAGCACACCCTCCCGCTCCCCGCCGGCCTGCTGCAGCCCGGCACCACCCTCACCATCACGGGCGGCAACGGATTCCACCTGGACAACCAAGGCGGCACGATCACCCTCCTCAACCCGGATGGCCTCAAGGTCCACGGCGTCGCCTACACCGCGCGACAAGCCGAACGTGAGGGACAGACCATCACCTTCTGA
- a CDS encoding PRC-barrel domain-containing protein has protein sequence MTDDMWAYRSGIIHPTGEDLRGYSVEALDGRIGKVDRHSNEVSDAYLVVDTGVWIFGKEVLLPAGTITRVDSENKTVHVDRTKDQIKAAPEFHPGHHLREPDYRQEISKYYGRG, from the coding sequence ATGACCGACGACATGTGGGCCTACCGTTCCGGCATCATCCATCCGACGGGCGAAGACCTGAGGGGCTACAGCGTGGAAGCGCTCGACGGCCGCATCGGCAAGGTCGACCGTCACTCCAACGAGGTCTCCGACGCCTACCTCGTGGTCGACACCGGCGTGTGGATCTTCGGCAAGGAGGTCCTGCTCCCGGCGGGGACGATCACCCGGGTGGACTCGGAGAACAAGACGGTCCACGTGGACCGCACCAAGGACCAGATCAAGGCGGCTCCTGAGTTCCACCCCGGCCACCACCTGCGCGAGCCCGACTACCGCCAGGAGATCAGTAAGTACTACGGCCGGGGATAG
- a CDS encoding sensor histidine kinase, which produces MEELLQRLSTSKRVTWLTDRAVVLATACFYALMLCWSIRRGPGLFRFPGLGPFQMMGLCVVLALPVLLMRRLPAAVFAAILGESVLGHLFGVRPLIVFVLLVFLGGHLAVRRPKAAAVGSIAAVAAAFVENIHVYPGETVSDAAQWAGQFALWFAVAWVFGGVHRKRREYLGALHEQRAARAVMAERLRIARELHDSVAHSIGIITVLSGAAARVVETKPEQTRQALTGIETTSRETLLGLQRMLGALRRAEPDDAMPGAAPLAPAGSLADIPRLAERTADAGVRVHVAWRGERRPLPPEIELSAFRIVQESVTNVVRHSGARTCRVAVGYEPTGVTIEVVDDGDDGPGTPGRPRPSATAGGSGFGLLGMRERVTLLSGQFSAGRRPEGGFRVAARLPA; this is translated from the coding sequence ATGGAAGAGCTTCTCCAGCGTCTCTCGACATCGAAGCGCGTGACCTGGCTGACGGACCGGGCCGTGGTACTGGCCACCGCCTGCTTCTACGCGCTGATGCTCTGCTGGTCGATCCGTCGTGGTCCCGGCCTGTTCCGGTTTCCCGGCCTCGGGCCCTTCCAGATGATGGGTCTGTGCGTCGTGCTCGCCCTTCCGGTTCTGCTGATGCGCCGTCTGCCGGCGGCGGTCTTCGCGGCGATCCTGGGCGAATCGGTCCTCGGCCACCTCTTCGGCGTGCGGCCCTTGATCGTGTTCGTCCTGCTCGTCTTCCTGGGCGGGCACCTCGCCGTCCGGCGGCCGAAGGCTGCCGCCGTCGGCTCCATCGCGGCCGTCGCGGCCGCGTTCGTCGAGAACATCCACGTCTACCCCGGGGAGACCGTCAGCGACGCGGCCCAGTGGGCCGGGCAGTTCGCGTTGTGGTTCGCGGTCGCGTGGGTCTTCGGAGGGGTGCATCGCAAACGCCGTGAATACCTCGGAGCCTTGCACGAGCAGAGGGCGGCCCGCGCCGTCATGGCCGAGCGGCTGCGGATCGCCCGCGAACTGCACGACAGCGTCGCGCACAGCATCGGGATCATCACGGTGCTGTCGGGAGCGGCGGCTCGGGTCGTGGAGACCAAGCCCGAGCAGACGCGGCAGGCGCTGACCGGCATCGAAACCACCAGCCGGGAGACGCTGCTCGGGCTCCAGCGCATGCTCGGAGCGCTACGCCGCGCCGAGCCGGACGACGCCATGCCGGGGGCCGCTCCGCTGGCGCCGGCCGGCAGCCTGGCGGATATCCCGCGGCTCGCCGAACGCACGGCCGACGCCGGGGTGCGGGTCCACGTGGCCTGGCGGGGCGAGCGGCGTCCGCTGCCGCCGGAGATCGAGCTGTCGGCGTTCCGGATCGTCCAGGAGTCGGTGACGAACGTGGTGCGGCATTCCGGTGCGCGGACGTGCCGGGTCGCGGTCGGATACGAGCCGACAGGAGTGACGATCGAGGTGGTGGACGACGGGGACGACGGTCCCGGCACGCCCGGCCGTCCGAGGCCCTCGGCAACGGCCGGCGGGAGCGGCTTCGGCCTGCTCGGCATGCGCGAGCGGGTGACGTTGCTGTCCGGCCAGTTCAGCGCCGGCCGGCGTCCGGAGGGCGGATTCCGGGTGGCTGCGAGGCTCCCGGCATGA
- a CDS encoding helix-turn-helix domain-containing protein codes for MLDSDIFHRARTVAEHGAGHLFNDLHTSVSWDDNTLTLAHRKQNMPRHSGSTGLLLIPSAFTGPALRTRVRPPDPPQLAYPARGIDTLWESRPATESCALAPVLGRSRTLLLTELDTPASTTELAHRTGLSPAGVSQYLTALRNAGLVSAHRAGRSVLYARTTAAEALLEAASA; via the coding sequence GTGCTGGACTCCGACATCTTCCACCGGGCCCGCACCGTCGCCGAACACGGCGCGGGCCACCTCTTCAACGACCTGCACACCTCGGTGAGCTGGGACGACAACACGCTCACACTGGCCCACCGGAAACAGAACATGCCCCGCCACTCCGGGAGCACCGGCCTGCTGCTGATCCCCTCGGCGTTCACCGGCCCCGCCTTGCGCACCCGGGTGCGACCGCCGGACCCGCCGCAACTCGCCTATCCAGCACGCGGCATCGACACGCTCTGGGAATCCCGACCCGCCACAGAATCCTGCGCCCTCGCCCCGGTCCTCGGCCGCTCACGGACTCTGCTGCTCACCGAACTGGATACCCCGGCCTCCACCACCGAGCTCGCCCACCGCACCGGGCTCTCCCCGGCGGGGGTATCCCAATATCTCACCGCGCTGCGCAACGCGGGCCTGGTCAGCGCCCACCGCGCCGGCCGTTCCGTCCTCTACGCCCGCACCACTGCCGCCGAAGCCCTCCTCGAAGCCGCCTCCGCCTGA
- a CDS encoding type II toxin-antitoxin system PemK/MazF family toxin produces the protein MQRGEVWWVQFDERRLVVLLSGDDASGFQVMQVVAPAGLDISGLGIEVTVGAGEGLPLEGVLRLAFPRPGFTPCTWLTTVSRDDLIERAAVLSSRKLSEIDDALRLAEQAQERTPATTAKLSELRDALRRGELG, from the coding sequence GTGCAACGTGGCGAAGTCTGGTGGGTCCAGTTCGACGAGCGGAGGTTGGTCGTACTGCTGTCAGGAGACGACGCGTCCGGGTTCCAGGTGATGCAGGTCGTCGCTCCGGCGGGCCTCGACATCAGCGGTCTGGGCATCGAAGTGACGGTCGGCGCCGGTGAAGGGCTGCCGCTCGAAGGCGTGCTGCGGCTCGCGTTCCCGCGTCCAGGCTTCACCCCGTGCACGTGGCTGACGACCGTGTCCCGGGACGACCTGATAGAGCGGGCGGCCGTCCTGTCCTCCAGGAAGCTCAGCGAGATCGACGATGCCCTCCGACTCGCTGAACAAGCACAGGAGCGGACCCCGGCAACGACCGCGAAGCTCAGCGAGCTAAGGGACGCCCTCCGCCGCGGTGAACTCGGCTAG
- a CDS encoding flavin-containing monooxygenase: MIPAQATGPVRHVRVVVVGAGFSGIGAAIRLRQAGVRDVLVLEKGSQLGGTWRENTYPGCACDVPSTLYSYSFTPDTAWSRLFAGQREIHAYLRTTAERHGLGGDVLRCGVRVLGARWDLAAGRWRLETSDGAYSAEVLVLATGPWHVPRHLDVPGVEEFDGPVLHTAEWDDSVELAGRRVTVVGSGASAVQVVPAIQSRAAAVRLFQRTAQWVLPKPDLALPAALNRSLDRLPGARSAMRSGQYALQEGFGYAFRHPHLARVLEAGARAHLRLAVRDRRLRQALTPDYRLGCKRLLTSSTFYPALARPHVRLHPTAVTAVRGNEVIGADGTAAPTDVLITATGFRVGELPLARSLYGPGGRSLHEAWGGEPKAYLGTSVSGFPNLFLLLGPNLLGGSTSAITVLEAQLTYLTAALALLDEGGHRALEVRPGVQAAYNSAVQEALESTVYNSGGCTSYYFSPSGRNTFAWPWSTGHLVRRLSRFDPASYTWHEPTATPPRAGSPVPARSERP; encoded by the coding sequence GTGATCCCGGCACAGGCCACAGGGCCTGTACGGCACGTACGCGTCGTGGTCGTCGGGGCCGGGTTCTCCGGTATCGGCGCCGCCATCCGGCTCCGCCAGGCCGGGGTCCGCGATGTGCTCGTCCTGGAGAAGGGATCCCAACTCGGCGGCACGTGGCGGGAGAACACCTACCCGGGCTGCGCCTGTGACGTGCCCTCGACGCTCTACAGCTACTCCTTCACCCCGGACACCGCCTGGAGCAGGCTCTTCGCCGGACAGCGCGAGATCCACGCTTACCTGCGGACCACGGCCGAGCGCCACGGGCTCGGCGGCGACGTACTGCGCTGCGGAGTGCGCGTGCTGGGAGCGCGGTGGGATTTGGCGGCCGGGCGCTGGCGGCTGGAGACCAGCGACGGGGCCTACAGCGCCGAGGTGCTGGTCCTGGCCACCGGGCCGTGGCACGTCCCGCGCCACCTCGATGTGCCCGGGGTCGAGGAGTTCGACGGGCCCGTGCTCCATACCGCCGAGTGGGACGACAGTGTCGAACTGGCCGGGCGCCGCGTGACCGTCGTAGGGAGTGGAGCCTCCGCCGTCCAGGTCGTCCCGGCCATCCAGTCCCGCGCGGCGGCGGTCCGTCTCTTCCAGCGGACCGCCCAGTGGGTGCTGCCCAAACCCGACCTGGCGCTGCCCGCGGCACTCAACCGGTCCCTGGACCGCCTGCCCGGTGCCCGCAGCGCCATGCGCTCCGGGCAGTACGCGCTCCAGGAGGGCTTCGGCTACGCCTTCCGCCACCCGCACCTCGCCCGCGTCCTCGAGGCGGGGGCCCGTGCGCACCTGCGGCTCGCGGTCCGCGACCGGCGGCTGCGCCAGGCGCTGACGCCGGACTACCGGCTGGGCTGCAAGCGTCTGCTGACCTCCAGCACCTTCTACCCCGCCCTGGCCCGGCCGCATGTCCGTCTGCATCCCACCGCCGTGACGGCCGTACGCGGGAACGAGGTCATCGGCGCCGACGGCACCGCGGCCCCCACCGACGTCCTCATCACGGCCACGGGCTTCCGCGTCGGTGAACTGCCCCTGGCCCGCAGCCTGTACGGTCCGGGCGGCCGGAGCCTGCACGAAGCCTGGGGCGGCGAGCCGAAGGCGTATCTCGGCACCAGCGTCAGCGGATTCCCGAACCTCTTCCTGCTCCTGGGTCCCAACCTGCTCGGCGGATCCACCTCCGCGATCACCGTCCTGGAAGCCCAGCTGACCTACCTCACCGCCGCCCTGGCCCTCCTCGACGAGGGCGGTCACCGCGCGCTGGAGGTGCGGCCCGGCGTTCAGGCCGCGTACAACTCGGCGGTGCAGGAGGCGCTGGAGAGCACCGTGTACAACTCCGGCGGCTGCACCAGCTACTACTTCAGCCCTAGCGGGCGCAACACCTTCGCCTGGCCGTGGTCCACCGGGCACCTCGTCCGCAGGCTGAGCCGCTTCGACCCCGCCTCCTACACCTGGCACGAACCGACCGCTACGCCCCCTCGGGCAGGGAGTCCGGTTCCCGCGCGAAGTGAGCGGCCATGA
- a CDS encoding alpha/beta hydrolase family protein: MKRNRRISAVAALALAALVTGTGAGFAATTAPSATPVATHPFDTAPATATAPTRSFQGTLPAPTGPYAAGKEVIHLTDANRPDPWVPSSGPRQLTVTMIYPAVPGTGTPAPYMTLGEAAGILQRQKTPASSGVTPQTLSSVTTHAFDGARPQRGKYPLVVLSAAHENPRMTLTALATDLASHGYVVALVGHTNEDSGETLANGQTSSCVICDNPALNFDSVVASRATDVSLVIDQLTHGNTAWRLAHLIDKHQIGMAGHSLGGASAAATLIADPRVRAGVNMDGTFHPTPMPGQINRPFLMLGTAENHSAGGHDTTWERAWAALGGYKEWLTVTDADHFNFSDLDLLKKQAGFPTQGLSPERGLVITREYVTAFFDQTLKGIHSPLLDGPSPNNPEVLFQR; encoded by the coding sequence ATGAAACGCAATCGCCGTATCAGCGCTGTCGCGGCGCTGGCGCTCGCCGCCCTCGTCACCGGAACCGGCGCCGGGTTCGCCGCCACGACCGCACCGTCGGCCACACCGGTGGCCACGCACCCGTTCGACACCGCACCGGCCACGGCCACCGCGCCCACACGGTCCTTCCAAGGCACCCTCCCCGCGCCGACCGGCCCCTACGCCGCCGGCAAGGAGGTCATCCACCTCACCGACGCGAACCGTCCCGACCCGTGGGTGCCGTCATCCGGCCCCCGCCAACTGACCGTCACGATGATCTACCCGGCCGTCCCCGGGACCGGGACTCCGGCCCCTTACATGACCCTCGGCGAGGCAGCCGGAATCCTCCAGCGCCAGAAGACGCCGGCGAGCTCCGGCGTCACCCCGCAGACCCTTTCCAGCGTCACCACCCACGCCTTCGACGGCGCGCGGCCGCAGAGGGGCAAGTATCCGCTGGTGGTCCTCTCAGCCGCGCACGAGAACCCGCGCATGACGCTCACCGCGCTCGCGACCGACCTGGCCAGCCACGGCTACGTCGTCGCGCTCGTCGGCCACACCAACGAGGACAGCGGCGAGACGCTGGCGAACGGCCAGACGTCGTCGTGCGTGATCTGCGACAACCCGGCGCTCAACTTCGACTCGGTGGTCGCCAGCCGCGCGACGGACGTGTCCTTAGTGATCGACCAGTTGACGCACGGCAATACCGCGTGGCGCCTGGCACACCTCATCGACAAGCACCAGATCGGCATGGCCGGACACTCCCTCGGCGGAGCGTCGGCCGCCGCCACGTTGATCGCCGACCCGCGAGTACGGGCCGGAGTGAACATGGACGGCACCTTCCACCCGACCCCGATGCCCGGCCAGATCAACCGGCCGTTCCTCATGCTGGGCACGGCCGAAAACCACTCGGCCGGCGGCCACGACACCACGTGGGAGCGGGCATGGGCCGCCCTCGGCGGCTACAAGGAGTGGCTGACGGTCACCGACGCCGACCACTTCAACTTCAGCGACCTGGACCTGCTCAAGAAGCAGGCCGGGTTCCCGACGCAGGGCCTCTCCCCGGAACGCGGGCTGGTGATCACCCGCGAGTACGTGACGGCGTTCTTCGACCAGACGCTGAAGGGGATCCACAGTCCGCTGCTGGACGGCCCCTCGCCGAACAATCCGGAAGTACTCTTCCAGCGCTAG
- a CDS encoding DUF4259 domain-containing protein, with product MGTWDTGPFGNDTAADFACDLDDANPGEREALIRGVLTRTIDATGWLTEGEEAVAAAALIAAQCPGGNPIDTPYGPEEPMPAFPDDLRTLADEALARIISDEAGPASNWVDPGDWKQWRANLNRLRAVLAPPPPSIALFNVEQ from the coding sequence ATGGGCACCTGGGACACTGGCCCCTTCGGCAACGACACGGCCGCGGACTTCGCCTGCGATCTCGACGACGCCAATCCCGGGGAACGCGAGGCACTGATACGTGGCGTCCTCACGCGCACCATCGACGCCACCGGCTGGCTCACCGAAGGGGAAGAAGCAGTGGCCGCAGCGGCACTAATTGCGGCGCAATGCCCTGGCGGCAACCCAATCGATACACCTTACGGCCCTGAAGAACCCATGCCCGCCTTCCCTGACGATCTCCGGACGCTCGCGGACGAGGCCCTCGCTCGCATCATCAGCGACGAGGCCGGGCCAGCCTCGAACTGGGTCGACCCAGGAGACTGGAAGCAATGGCGAGCCAACCTCAACCGCCTTCGTGCAGTCCTTGCTCCGCCACCACCGTCAATCGCGCTGTTCAATGTCGAGCAGTGA
- a CDS encoding ISL3 family transposase: MRLVLARARPGAAVRRPRPGVRPPALLGVSVSRSTVLRLVDALPDPEVAAPRVVGVDEYATRKGRHYGTVLVDIETRRPIDLLPDREASSLAAWLADRPGIEVICRDRAPFFAEGASAGAPQAVQVADRWHLWHNLSEAAERAVAQHRSCLGALVPAAPGPEPEPALEEEPPGSPWPTGHRFADRIWARHAAVHALLEAGHSRRSIQRQLGMTWRTVKQLADAAAPEELFTGQWQNRPSVLDDYKPYLDDRWNEGVTNAWKLWEEIVPLGYKGSYQRVRAYLHKKRTSPRPVTARQPSPRTVSRWILSRPETLTEPEQLHLKTVRTHCPELDALTRHVRSFAVMLTERRGERLPDWLDAVRQDDLPSLHTLAAGIDRDLAAVVAGLTLPWSSGAVEGHVNRIKMLKRQMFGRAGFALLRKRVLLA, encoded by the coding sequence ATGCGTCTGGTTCTGGCACGGGCCCGGCCCGGCGCGGCCGTTCGCCGGCCTCGACCAGGCGTGCGACCGCCGGCGCTTCTCGGGGTGTCTGTCAGCCGCAGCACGGTGCTCCGGCTGGTCGACGCTCTGCCCGATCCCGAGGTGGCCGCCCCGCGTGTGGTCGGTGTCGACGAGTACGCCACCCGCAAAGGCCGCCACTACGGCACCGTCCTGGTCGACATCGAAACCCGCCGCCCTATCGACCTGCTGCCGGACCGGGAAGCGTCCAGCCTGGCGGCCTGGCTCGCCGATCGGCCAGGCATTGAGGTCATCTGCCGGGACCGGGCACCGTTCTTCGCCGAAGGCGCCAGCGCCGGCGCACCGCAGGCCGTCCAGGTCGCGGACCGGTGGCATCTCTGGCACAACCTGAGCGAAGCCGCCGAGCGCGCTGTCGCCCAGCACCGCAGCTGCCTCGGCGCCCTTGTCCCGGCCGCCCCTGGACCTGAGCCGGAGCCCGCCCTGGAAGAGGAACCGCCCGGTTCGCCCTGGCCGACCGGGCACCGGTTCGCCGACCGCATCTGGGCCCGCCACGCCGCCGTCCACGCGCTGCTGGAAGCCGGGCACAGCCGCCGCTCAATCCAGCGTCAGCTCGGCATGACCTGGCGGACCGTCAAGCAGCTCGCCGACGCAGCGGCTCCGGAGGAGCTGTTCACCGGCCAGTGGCAGAACCGGCCCTCGGTCCTCGATGACTACAAGCCCTACCTGGACGACCGGTGGAACGAGGGTGTCACCAACGCCTGGAAACTGTGGGAAGAGATCGTGCCGCTCGGTTACAAAGGCAGCTACCAGCGCGTCCGTGCCTACCTGCACAAGAAGCGCACCTCACCGCGCCCGGTGACCGCCCGGCAGCCCTCGCCCCGGACCGTCTCCAGATGGATCCTCAGCCGTCCGGAGACCCTCACCGAGCCCGAGCAGCTGCACCTCAAGACCGTCCGCACTCACTGCCCCGAGCTCGATGCCCTCACCCGGCATGTCCGTTCCTTCGCGGTCATGCTCACCGAGCGCAGGGGCGAACGCCTCCCGGACTGGCTCGACGCCGTCCGGCAGGATGACCTGCCCAGTCTCCACACGCTCGCCGCCGGCATCGACCGCGACCTCGCCGCCGTCGTCGCCGGGTTGACCCTGCCCTGGAGCTCGGGCGCGGTCGAGGGGCATGTCAACCGGATCAAGATGCTCAAGCGCCAGATGTTCGGGCGGGCTGGCTTCGCCCTTCTGCGGAAGCGCGTCCTACTCGCATAG